One stretch of Amycolatopsis sp. NBC_00345 DNA includes these proteins:
- a CDS encoding SGNH/GDSL hydrolase family protein codes for MTVASRPRSRRRRLARAAAVTGTALAVIGLGTPAIAAPARQVYVAMGDSFAAGPLILPQSDLFTCARSSSNYAGLLAKKIDVATLRDVTCSSATTENFANSQAGNVFGTAAPQYNALSTDTTLVTVQIGGNDIGLVGLAESCINLLPQTGVIDAPVLGKSCKATNTAGGVDQYARKIDAFAPTYGTVIDQIRKRAPKARILMVGYPTGIQPGGCWPFVPVLPQDADYIQANIDRLNTRMAQQSAKHGATYVDIRTPSIGHDACQGIGTKWIEGVIPTVIDNGIAPLHPNAAGMAGVVPALQKALGSSTAAGSRTKLAKS; via the coding sequence GTGACCGTGGCAAGCCGACCCCGTTCCCGCCGTCGGAGGCTCGCCCGCGCCGCGGCGGTCACCGGCACCGCCCTCGCCGTGATCGGGCTCGGCACCCCCGCGATCGCCGCCCCCGCGCGCCAGGTCTACGTCGCGATGGGCGACTCCTTCGCCGCCGGGCCGCTCATCCTGCCGCAGAGCGACCTGTTCACCTGCGCCCGATCGAGCAGCAACTACGCGGGGCTGCTCGCGAAGAAGATCGACGTCGCCACCCTGCGCGACGTCACCTGCAGCAGCGCCACCACCGAGAACTTCGCCAACTCCCAGGCAGGCAACGTCTTCGGCACCGCCGCGCCGCAGTACAACGCGCTGTCCACCGACACCACGCTGGTCACCGTGCAGATCGGCGGCAACGACATCGGGCTGGTCGGCCTCGCCGAATCGTGCATCAACCTGCTGCCGCAGACCGGTGTGATCGACGCCCCCGTCCTCGGCAAGTCGTGCAAGGCCACCAACACCGCCGGCGGGGTCGACCAGTACGCCCGCAAGATCGACGCCTTCGCGCCCACCTACGGCACGGTCATCGACCAGATCCGCAAGCGGGCGCCGAAGGCCCGGATCCTGATGGTCGGCTACCCCACCGGCATCCAGCCCGGTGGCTGCTGGCCGTTCGTCCCCGTCCTGCCCCAGGACGCCGACTACATCCAGGCCAACATCGACCGCCTCAACACCCGCATGGCCCAGCAGTCCGCGAAGCACGGCGCCACCTACGTCGACATCCGCACGCCCAGCATCGGCCACGACGCCTGCCAGGGCATCGGTACGAAGTGGATCGAAGGCGTCATCCCCACCGTCATCGACAACGGCATCGCCCCGCTGCACCCCAACGCCGCCGGCATGGCGGGCGTCGTCCCCGCGCTCCAGAAAGCACTCGGGTCCAGCACAGCAGCAGGATCACGCACGAAGCTGGCCAAGTCGTAA
- a CDS encoding DUF2079 domain-containing protein, giving the protein MSVSDTAARRFTPYLPYFLAGGAFVIYAVWSLSLHSAFQSSGQDLGLFEQAVRAYADGHWPTADLKGPGIPLLGDHFSPVLVLLAPFYLVWPSPATLLVAQAALLAVSVIPVSRSAIRVLGPGRGAAIGVGYVLSTGLLETMTHDFHEICFAVPLLAFAGERLLRRQWGWAVGFAVPLVLVKEDLPMTLAVLGLYLVWQGQRRLGWATAAFGVLATVVIVRVVLPAINGSGAYSYGDKWGGLEPFAGFPVKLATLAVLLAPTAFAALRSPLAILLLPTLAWRLLSGFHYYWSPALYYDAVLIPIAFLAAVDGIGRARAAWLSRVAPICAVVAALCSTTVVLLHANQPRWTAEQQAAATQILAQVPDGATIAAAPRLAPHLTSRCRVLLYPTYPAGAEQPEWIVTNRPEGTWPLSVPEQEKRLADLTRTGYDVVAGNPAAVLLHRRSAQ; this is encoded by the coding sequence GTGTCTGTTTCGGACACTGCTGCGAGAAGGTTCACGCCTTACCTGCCCTATTTCCTGGCCGGCGGCGCGTTCGTGATCTACGCGGTGTGGTCGTTGTCCTTGCACAGCGCGTTCCAGAGCTCCGGGCAGGATCTGGGCCTGTTCGAACAGGCCGTCCGCGCCTACGCCGACGGGCACTGGCCGACCGCGGATCTCAAGGGCCCGGGCATTCCGCTGCTCGGTGACCATTTCTCCCCGGTGCTCGTCTTGCTGGCCCCGTTCTACCTGGTGTGGCCGTCCCCGGCCACGCTGCTGGTGGCGCAGGCCGCGCTGCTGGCGGTCTCGGTCATCCCGGTGAGCCGGAGTGCGATCCGCGTGCTCGGCCCGGGGCGGGGCGCCGCGATCGGCGTCGGCTACGTCCTTTCCACCGGCCTGCTGGAAACGATGACCCACGACTTCCACGAGATCTGTTTCGCGGTCCCGCTGCTGGCCTTCGCGGGAGAGCGGCTGCTGCGGCGGCAGTGGGGGTGGGCCGTCGGGTTCGCGGTGCCGCTGGTGCTGGTGAAGGAAGACCTGCCGATGACGCTGGCCGTGCTCGGCCTGTACCTCGTCTGGCAGGGACAGCGCCGGCTGGGCTGGGCGACGGCCGCGTTCGGCGTGCTCGCCACGGTGGTGATCGTCCGCGTGGTGCTGCCCGCGATCAACGGCAGCGGCGCGTATTCGTACGGGGACAAGTGGGGCGGGCTCGAGCCCTTCGCCGGGTTCCCGGTCAAGCTGGCGACCCTGGCCGTCCTGCTCGCGCCCACCGCGTTCGCCGCGCTCCGGTCACCGCTGGCGATCCTGCTCCTCCCCACCCTGGCCTGGCGGCTGCTGTCGGGATTCCACTACTACTGGAGCCCGGCGCTGTACTACGACGCGGTGCTGATCCCGATCGCGTTCCTGGCGGCGGTCGACGGCATCGGACGCGCACGCGCCGCCTGGCTCAGCCGGGTCGCCCCGATCTGCGCGGTGGTAGCGGCACTCTGCTCGACGACAGTGGTGCTGCTGCACGCGAACCAGCCCCGCTGGACCGCCGAGCAGCAGGCCGCCGCGACGCAGATCCTGGCCCAGGTTCCCGACGGCGCCACCATCGCCGCCGCGCCCCGGCTCGCCCCGCACCTGACCAGCCGCTGCCGCGTGCTGCTGTACCCCACCTATCCCGCCGGTGCCGAGCAACCGGAGTGGATCGTGACGAACCGGCCGGAGGGCACCTGGCCGCTTTCGGTGCCAGAGCAGGAAAAACGCCTCGCTGATCTCACCAGGACCGGCTACGACGTCGTGGCCGGGAACCCCGCCGCCGTCCTGCTGCACCGGCGTTCCGCCCAGTGA
- a CDS encoding succinic semialdehyde dehydrogenase: MTVTPLGLTRPASTDDAFLRQLVTRVPGSSGATWPLTEVYTGDVLVGLPQSTPADIEQAFAVARAAQRKWAATPIKKRLAVFKRAHALFVDNARTVADLIQVESGKNRRMAIEESCDPPMVMSHYLRRAAKLLAPVKRGGPVPLLTTSTEIRPPKGVVGIIAPWNFPFATGISDAIPALMAGNAVVLKPDNKTALSPLYGIRMLEEAGLPEGLFQVVCGEGPDVGPTLIDHADYVMFTGSTATGKVIGEQAGRNLIGCCLELGGKNPMIVLDDANLAEAVSGAVFGAFGNTGQICMHVERIYLPESRYDEFKDAYVAKARALDVRAAYDFGPEMGSLVSPDHLRRVQSHVDDAVAKGATVLCGGKPRPDLGPAFFEPTILEGVTKDMLCGVTETFGPVVALYKYGTVDDAVALANDTDYGLNASVWGRDVAAACAVAARIESGNVNINDILATAYAAKGTPSGGVKNSGVGARHGDQGLLKYTDVQNLAVLKKQVMSPRPGQAYEKYVEGMLSGLKMMRRLRIR; the protein is encoded by the coding sequence ATGACCGTGACCCCGCTCGGGCTCACCCGCCCGGCCTCGACCGACGACGCGTTCCTGCGGCAGCTCGTCACCCGGGTGCCCGGTTCGTCCGGCGCGACCTGGCCGCTCACCGAGGTCTACACCGGCGACGTGCTGGTCGGGCTGCCGCAGTCGACCCCGGCCGACATCGAGCAGGCGTTCGCCGTCGCGCGGGCAGCGCAACGGAAGTGGGCCGCCACCCCGATCAAGAAGCGGCTGGCCGTGTTCAAGCGGGCGCACGCGCTCTTCGTGGACAACGCGCGGACCGTCGCCGACCTCATCCAGGTCGAGAGCGGCAAGAACCGGCGGATGGCGATCGAGGAGAGCTGCGATCCGCCGATGGTGATGAGCCACTACCTGCGCCGCGCCGCCAAACTGCTGGCGCCGGTGAAGCGCGGCGGGCCGGTGCCGCTGCTGACCACGTCGACCGAGATCCGGCCGCCCAAGGGGGTCGTCGGCATCATCGCGCCGTGGAACTTCCCGTTCGCCACCGGCATTTCCGACGCCATCCCGGCGTTGATGGCGGGCAACGCGGTCGTGCTGAAGCCGGACAACAAAACGGCGCTCTCACCGCTGTACGGCATCCGGATGCTGGAGGAGGCCGGCCTGCCCGAGGGCCTGTTCCAGGTGGTGTGCGGCGAGGGCCCGGACGTCGGGCCCACCCTCATCGACCACGCCGACTACGTGATGTTCACCGGCTCCACGGCCACCGGGAAGGTGATCGGCGAGCAGGCCGGCCGGAACCTGATCGGCTGCTGCCTGGAGCTCGGCGGCAAGAACCCGATGATCGTGCTGGACGACGCGAACCTGGCCGAAGCCGTGTCCGGCGCGGTCTTCGGCGCGTTCGGCAACACCGGGCAGATCTGCATGCACGTCGAGCGGATCTACCTGCCGGAATCCCGGTACGACGAGTTCAAGGACGCGTACGTGGCCAAGGCCCGGGCGCTCGACGTCCGGGCCGCGTACGACTTCGGCCCGGAGATGGGCTCGCTCGTGTCGCCTGACCACCTGCGCCGCGTCCAGTCGCATGTGGACGATGCCGTCGCCAAGGGCGCCACCGTGCTCTGCGGGGGCAAGCCGCGGCCGGACCTCGGCCCGGCGTTCTTCGAGCCGACGATCCTCGAAGGCGTCACGAAGGACATGCTCTGCGGCGTCACCGAAACCTTCGGCCCGGTGGTGGCGCTGTACAAGTACGGCACGGTCGACGACGCCGTCGCACTGGCCAACGACACCGACTACGGCCTCAACGCCTCGGTCTGGGGCCGCGATGTCGCCGCCGCCTGCGCCGTGGCCGCCCGCATCGAGTCCGGCAACGTCAACATCAACGACATCCTGGCCACCGCGTACGCCGCGAAGGGAACACCGTCCGGCGGAGTGAAGAACTCCGGCGTCGGCGCCCGCCACGGCGACCAGGGCCTGCTCAAGTACACCGACGTGCAGAACCTGGCGGTGCTGAAGAAGCAGGTCATGAGCCCTCGTCCCGGCCAGGCCTACGAAAAGTACGTCGAAGGCATGCTCTCGGGCCTGAAGATGATGCGCCGGCTGCGCATCCGGTAA
- a CDS encoding GMC family oxidoreductase, with protein MAKRPVRGDEADYVVVGSGSSGAAIAGRLAEAGASVIVLEAGKSDEQLLVRKPGMSAPMHAVPQLKRMVDWGYYSVPQKHVLDRRLPVPRGKVVGGSSSVNGMVYVRGNRANYDSWAAEGNSGWDADSVNAAYKRMEDFEDGENAFRGTGGPIRITRAKTPQEGSLQFLEATSDTIGCKILDDYNAESQEGVSRMQQNAADGLRYSASRGYVHHLAPRTLELQTRVLARKVVIENGRATGVEVVDANGGTRVVRAGKEVIVSAGFVGSPQLLMLSGIGHAEHLKEHGIDVVADLPVGDNLHDHMFHALTFHVSSSRNKGSAPYFARGLAKELIRPGSTFMANSVFEAVAFLRTSQADAVPDLQLHLLPWAYVSPNQDAPIRHAVDKRPALTVMATLIYPKSRGTVRLASADPTTAPLIDFQYLSDPADLEVLGEGSEMVREIFASKAFKGAVKEEIHPGTGLRGQELRDAILNRATSVYHGVGTCRMGVDELAVVDPGLKVRGIDGLRVCDASIMPSITGGNTNAPAIMIGEVGAQLVLAGK; from the coding sequence ATGGCGAAGAGGCCGGTGCGCGGCGACGAGGCGGACTACGTGGTCGTCGGGTCGGGCAGCTCGGGAGCGGCGATCGCGGGCCGCCTGGCTGAGGCCGGGGCCAGCGTAATCGTGCTCGAAGCCGGGAAGAGCGACGAGCAGCTGCTGGTCCGGAAGCCGGGCATGTCGGCGCCGATGCACGCGGTGCCCCAGCTCAAGCGGATGGTCGACTGGGGCTACTACTCCGTGCCACAGAAACACGTTCTCGATCGGCGGCTGCCGGTGCCGCGCGGCAAGGTCGTCGGCGGGTCCAGCTCGGTCAACGGCATGGTCTACGTCCGCGGCAACCGCGCCAACTACGACTCCTGGGCCGCCGAGGGCAACTCGGGTTGGGACGCCGACAGCGTCAACGCCGCGTACAAGCGGATGGAGGACTTCGAGGACGGCGAGAACGCCTTCCGCGGCACGGGCGGGCCGATCCGGATCACCCGCGCCAAGACCCCGCAGGAAGGCTCCCTGCAGTTCCTCGAAGCCACCTCCGACACGATCGGCTGCAAGATCCTCGACGACTACAACGCCGAGTCGCAAGAGGGTGTCAGCCGGATGCAGCAGAACGCCGCCGACGGCCTGCGTTACAGCGCCTCGCGCGGCTACGTGCACCACCTCGCGCCCCGGACGCTCGAACTGCAGACCCGGGTGCTGGCCAGGAAAGTGGTCATCGAAAACGGCCGCGCGACCGGCGTCGAGGTCGTCGACGCGAACGGCGGCACGCGTGTCGTCCGCGCCGGCAAGGAGGTCATCGTCTCCGCCGGGTTCGTCGGGTCCCCGCAGCTGCTCATGCTGTCGGGCATCGGCCACGCCGAACACCTCAAGGAGCACGGCATCGACGTCGTCGCGGACCTGCCGGTCGGCGACAACCTGCACGACCACATGTTCCACGCGCTGACGTTCCACGTCTCGTCCAGCCGGAACAAGGGCTCCGCCCCGTATTTCGCGCGCGGCCTGGCGAAGGAGCTGATCCGGCCCGGCAGCACCTTCATGGCGAACTCGGTCTTCGAAGCGGTCGCGTTCCTCCGGACCTCCCAGGCCGACGCGGTCCCGGACCTCCAGCTGCACCTGCTGCCGTGGGCGTACGTGTCGCCCAACCAGGACGCGCCGATCCGGCACGCCGTCGACAAACGCCCCGCGCTCACCGTGATGGCCACGCTGATCTACCCGAAGAGCCGCGGCACGGTACGGCTCGCCTCGGCCGACCCCACGACGGCACCGCTGATCGACTTCCAGTACCTGTCCGACCCAGCCGACCTCGAGGTGCTCGGCGAGGGCTCGGAAATGGTGCGCGAGATCTTCGCGTCGAAGGCGTTCAAGGGCGCGGTCAAGGAGGAGATCCATCCGGGCACCGGGCTGCGGGGCCAGGAACTGCGGGACGCGATCCTGAACCGGGCGACGTCGGTCTACCACGGCGTCGGCACCTGCCGGATGGGCGTCGACGAGCTGGCGGTCGTCGACCCCGGGCTCAAGGTCCGCGGGATCGACGGCCTGCGGGTCTGCGACGCCTCGATCATGCCGTCGATCACCGGCGGCAACACCAACGCTCCCGCCATCATGATCGGCGAGGTGGGCGCCCAGCTCGTCCTCGCCGGGAAGTGA
- a CDS encoding TetR/AcrR family transcriptional regulator, protein MTEAELPAPRADAARNRDQLLAVATRLFASADAEPSLRAIAREAGVGIATLYRHFPTRESLVDAVYQDQVARLTTGARELAGRLPPAAAMRRWMDLFGDWIATKNGMLDTLLTMIESGEIAHAQTRAELLTAITTILDAGHAAGDLRSDVPADDIAAALIGIFTVAPRPEREAQAGRLLNLLMDSLRPAARPA, encoded by the coding sequence TTGACTGAGGCGGAGCTGCCCGCGCCACGGGCGGACGCGGCCCGTAACCGCGACCAGCTGCTCGCGGTGGCGACCCGCTTGTTCGCGTCGGCTGACGCCGAGCCGTCGTTGCGGGCGATCGCGCGCGAGGCCGGCGTCGGCATCGCCACGCTCTACCGGCACTTCCCGACCCGCGAGTCGCTGGTCGACGCGGTCTACCAGGACCAGGTCGCGCGACTGACGACCGGCGCCCGCGAGCTGGCCGGCCGGCTGCCCCCGGCCGCGGCGATGCGGCGCTGGATGGACCTGTTCGGGGACTGGATCGCGACCAAGAACGGCATGCTCGACACGCTGCTCACGATGATCGAGTCGGGCGAGATCGCCCATGCGCAAACGCGGGCCGAACTCCTGACGGCCATCACCACGATCCTCGACGCCGGCCACGCGGCGGGCGACCTCCGCTCCGACGTCCCCGCCGACGACATCGCCGCCGCCCTCATCGGCATCTTCACCGTGGCCCCCCGGCCCGAGCGCGAAGCCCAAGCCGGCCGCTTGCTGAACCTCCTGATGGACAGCCTCCGGCCCGCCGCCCGACCGGCCTGA
- a CDS encoding NADP-dependent oxidoreductase: MQHQSDQPPTGRSRAVRLDSFGGPEVLDVREVPAPQAGPGQLRVRVTAAGLNPMDWIMTADADTAARFGLSLPAGFGTDYAGTVDQVGAGVTGFAPGDRVFGGALSRAVADFVVVDAAGSTAANEAHQTPDGVDDRTAATLAIAGRTAAAALAVVGPGPDDTVLIGGAAGGVGVFAVQLARIAGARVIGTGSATSADFLRDLGAEPVAYGDGLADRVRALAPGGVTAAIDLHGTETVHAARELGLPDGRICTIATQLDGVPAANGANAPLGALEEIARLVAAGRLRVPIAASFPIEQIRPAAELQASRRVHGKVVIEGLVSVYDG; encoded by the coding sequence ATGCAGCACCAGAGCGATCAACCGCCGACGGGCCGGAGCCGGGCGGTCCGGCTGGATTCCTTCGGCGGGCCCGAAGTCCTGGACGTCCGTGAGGTTCCCGCTCCGCAGGCCGGCCCGGGACAACTCCGCGTGCGGGTCACCGCGGCCGGTCTGAACCCGATGGACTGGATCATGACCGCCGACGCGGACACCGCCGCCCGGTTCGGCTTGAGCCTCCCGGCCGGGTTCGGGACCGACTACGCGGGAACGGTCGACCAGGTCGGTGCCGGGGTGACCGGCTTCGCGCCCGGCGACCGGGTATTCGGCGGCGCCCTGTCCCGCGCGGTCGCCGACTTCGTGGTGGTCGACGCCGCCGGGAGCACCGCGGCGAACGAGGCGCATCAGACCCCCGACGGCGTCGACGACCGCACCGCCGCCACCCTCGCGATCGCGGGCCGCACCGCGGCCGCCGCCCTCGCCGTGGTCGGCCCCGGCCCGGACGACACCGTGCTGATCGGCGGCGCGGCGGGCGGGGTCGGGGTGTTCGCGGTCCAGCTGGCCCGGATCGCCGGAGCGCGCGTGATCGGGACAGGATCGGCGACATCCGCTGACTTCCTGCGCGATCTCGGAGCCGAGCCGGTCGCTTACGGCGACGGCCTGGCCGACCGGGTCCGGGCCCTCGCCCCCGGCGGTGTCACCGCCGCCATCGACCTGCACGGGACGGAGACAGTGCACGCCGCAAGGGAACTCGGCCTCCCGGACGGCCGCATCTGCACCATCGCCACGCAACTCGACGGCGTGCCGGCGGCCAACGGCGCGAACGCCCCGCTCGGCGCCCTGGAAGAGATCGCCCGCCTGGTCGCGGCGGGCCGGCTCCGGGTGCCCATCGCGGCGAGCTTCCCGATCGAGCAGATCCGCCCCGCGGCCGAACTCCAGGCCAGCCGGCGCGTGCACGGCAAGGTCGTCATCGAAGGGCTCGTGAGTGTTTATGACGGTTAG
- a CDS encoding ricin-type beta-trefoil lectin domain protein translates to MTFVSTPAAQAASNVVTDGHARFEVLTPTLIRMEYAGDDQFQDGATFTALTRNMPVPAFTTDVANGFREIHTAGVTLRYQQDSGPFTAANTSVQLAGTNVTGAPAFPSYCAFGTACQAENGLLGGTASTAYDHQGYSGSGFLAGFTSTGSSLTEQVSAIPATGAYQLAVRFANAAGGDGQTTTRTLATTVDGAPGPTLTLPPTGSWDTWSTASAAISLGAGTHSVRIAQDAGASGNVNLDSVAVTSTGAAFPGADETLLRTGYGAGPKNVLGGWDRSLDNPEAVPTPEHPGILDRDGWYLLDDTRTALLNGDKSITDRPAHGTQPYQDGYLFGYGQNYKQGLGDLNALSGGADLLPQSAYGVWYSRYFAYTAADYQNSLLPTFRSTFTPIDWLVVDTDWKAPSQWNGWNWNPALFPDPQAFMDWTKQQGLSVSMNIHPSIAGDDPRFATANAQAGGLLNNGGNTYSWDWTNPAHLKSYLNLKNSFEQQGVREWWLDYCTGCGASRAGDPHVGADNFINQAYADDARARGLRGFSFARAGGAEQGGIHSSYPDGPWSERRNTLQFTGDTPATWDMLAFEARFTPDEAAAGLVNVSHDIGSFHGGHLPDDLYARWVQLGTFQPVDRLHSDHGDRLPWNYTGDAAASAERFLRLRESLVPYTYTLARQANATGVPITQPLYLDYPAQNDAYTHPQEYLYGDNVLVAPITSAAGSVSAWIPPGTWTDYFTGTSYTGPSTVTITAPLTSMPVLVKSGGILPTRTDYAQNQQQPLTQLTLNVAAGANGNFSLYQDSGEGTGPSATTPVTWNDAGRTLTVGATAGTYPGAATARAYALRLSNTVAPTAVSVDGAQLPETAWAYNPDARTVTVNTASLPVGSAHTVTLTGSAAGNPQSGEVLGSGGQCLAVRGGTSTDNQPIELQACDHSAGQLVTPPTAGAVRVLGKCLDTANGGTAAGTAVQLYTCNTTGAQSWKLQANGTLVNPASGRCLDVPAGGTAQLADCSAAATQSWRFPPTQISGPGGQCADVADADPASATAVQLYTCNSSDAQRWSAPGDGTLRALGKCLDVNNGNTANNTAVQLWDCNTSGAQSWVTQADGSLLNPQSGRCLDDPNNAGTPGDRLQIHDCNQTPAQQFHLGT, encoded by the coding sequence GTGACGTTCGTCAGCACACCGGCGGCCCAGGCCGCGTCGAACGTGGTCACCGACGGCCACGCCCGGTTCGAGGTCCTGACCCCGACGTTGATCCGCATGGAGTACGCGGGTGACGACCAGTTCCAGGACGGCGCCACCTTCACCGCACTCACCCGGAACATGCCCGTGCCCGCGTTCACCACGGACGTCGCGAACGGCTTCCGCGAGATCCACACGGCCGGCGTGACCCTGCGCTACCAGCAGGACAGCGGCCCGTTCACCGCGGCCAACACCTCGGTCCAGCTCGCGGGCACGAACGTCACCGGGGCACCGGCTTTCCCGTCGTACTGCGCTTTCGGCACCGCCTGCCAGGCGGAGAACGGCCTGCTCGGCGGCACGGCCTCCACCGCGTACGACCATCAGGGCTACTCCGGTTCGGGTTTCCTCGCAGGGTTCACCTCCACCGGTTCGAGCCTGACGGAGCAGGTGTCCGCGATCCCGGCAACGGGCGCCTACCAGCTGGCGGTGCGGTTCGCCAACGCGGCCGGCGGTGACGGACAGACGACAACCAGGACCTTGGCGACCACTGTGGACGGTGCTCCCGGGCCCACGCTCACCTTGCCGCCCACCGGTTCCTGGGACACCTGGTCGACGGCCTCGGCCGCGATCAGCCTTGGCGCGGGCACCCACTCCGTGCGGATCGCCCAGGACGCGGGGGCCTCCGGCAACGTCAACCTCGACAGCGTCGCGGTGACGTCCACCGGCGCGGCTTTCCCGGGCGCGGACGAGACCCTGCTGCGCACCGGCTACGGCGCGGGCCCCAAGAACGTGCTCGGCGGCTGGGACCGGTCGCTGGACAACCCCGAGGCCGTGCCCACCCCCGAGCACCCGGGCATCCTGGACCGCGACGGCTGGTACCTGCTCGACGACACCAGGACCGCGCTGCTGAACGGCGACAAGTCGATCACCGACCGCCCCGCCCACGGCACCCAGCCGTATCAGGACGGCTATCTGTTCGGCTACGGCCAGAACTACAAGCAGGGCCTCGGCGACCTGAACGCGCTCAGCGGCGGCGCCGACCTGCTGCCCCAGTCCGCCTACGGAGTCTGGTACTCCCGGTACTTCGCCTACACCGCCGCCGATTACCAGAACTCCCTGCTGCCGACGTTCCGATCCACCTTCACGCCCATCGACTGGCTCGTGGTCGACACGGACTGGAAGGCGCCGTCCCAGTGGAACGGCTGGAACTGGAATCCCGCGCTGTTCCCCGATCCGCAGGCGTTCATGGACTGGACCAAGCAGCAGGGCCTGTCGGTGTCGATGAACATCCACCCGTCCATCGCGGGCGACGACCCGCGGTTCGCCACCGCCAACGCCCAGGCCGGCGGGCTCCTCAACAACGGCGGCAACACCTACAGCTGGGACTGGACGAATCCCGCGCACCTGAAGTCGTACCTCAACCTGAAGAATTCCTTTGAGCAGCAAGGAGTTCGTGAGTGGTGGCTGGACTACTGCACGGGCTGCGGCGCCTCGCGGGCCGGTGACCCCCACGTCGGGGCGGACAACTTCATCAACCAGGCGTACGCCGACGACGCCAGGGCCCGCGGCCTGCGCGGGTTCTCCTTCGCCCGGGCCGGCGGCGCCGAGCAGGGCGGCATCCACAGCTCCTACCCCGACGGCCCGTGGTCGGAACGGCGCAACACCCTGCAGTTCACCGGGGACACGCCGGCCACCTGGGACATGCTGGCCTTCGAGGCGCGGTTCACGCCGGACGAGGCCGCGGCCGGCCTGGTCAACGTCAGCCACGACATCGGCAGCTTCCACGGCGGGCACCTGCCCGACGACCTGTACGCGCGCTGGGTGCAGCTGGGCACGTTCCAGCCGGTCGACCGCCTGCACTCCGACCACGGGGACCGGCTGCCGTGGAACTACACCGGGGACGCCGCGGCGAGCGCCGAACGGTTCCTCCGGCTGCGCGAGTCGCTGGTGCCCTACACCTACACGCTGGCCCGGCAGGCGAATGCCACCGGCGTCCCGATCACCCAGCCGCTCTACCTGGACTACCCGGCCCAGAACGACGCCTACACCCACCCGCAGGAATACCTGTACGGCGACAACGTCCTGGTCGCGCCGATCACCTCGGCCGCCGGCTCGGTGAGCGCCTGGATCCCGCCGGGCACCTGGACCGACTACTTCACCGGCACGAGTTACACCGGACCCTCGACCGTGACGATCACGGCGCCGTTGACCAGCATGCCGGTGCTGGTGAAGTCCGGCGGAATCCTGCCCACCCGGACCGATTACGCGCAGAACCAGCAGCAGCCGCTGACCCAGCTCACGCTCAACGTTGCTGCGGGCGCCAACGGGAATTTCTCGCTGTACCAGGATTCCGGCGAAGGCACGGGCCCGTCCGCTACCACGCCCGTCACTTGGAACGACGCCGGCCGGACGCTCACGGTGGGGGCCACGGCCGGCACCTATCCGGGCGCCGCGACTGCTCGCGCCTACGCCCTGCGGCTGAGCAATACCGTTGCGCCGACCGCGGTTTCGGTGGACGGCGCCCAGCTGCCGGAGACGGCGTGGGCCTACAACCCCGACGCTCGCACGGTGACCGTGAACACGGCGAGCCTGCCGGTGGGCAGCGCGCACACCGTGACGCTGACGGGCAGCGCGGCGGGCAATCCGCAGTCGGGTGAAGTCCTGGGTTCGGGCGGCCAGTGCCTGGCCGTGCGTGGCGGGACCTCCACGGACAACCAGCCGATCGAACTGCAGGCCTGTGACCATTCCGCGGGCCAGCTCGTCACGCCGCCGACCGCCGGCGCGGTCCGGGTGCTCGGGAAGTGCCTGGACACGGCCAATGGCGGCACCGCCGCCGGCACCGCGGTCCAGCTCTACACCTGCAACACCACCGGCGCGCAGTCCTGGAAGCTGCAGGCGAACGGCACCCTGGTGAACCCGGCGTCCGGTCGCTGCCTGGATGTTCCCGCCGGTGGCACGGCCCAGCTCGCGGACTGCTCGGCCGCGGCCACCCAGTCCTGGCGATTCCCGCCGACGCAGATCAGCGGCCCGGGCGGGCAGTGCGCCGACGTGGCCGACGCCGACCCGGCCTCCGCCACGGCGGTGCAGCTGTACACGTGCAACTCCAGCGACGCCCAACGCTGGTCCGCCCCCGGCGACGGCACACTGCGGGCGCTGGGCAAATGCCTGGACGTGAACAACGGGAACACCGCCAACAACACCGCGGTGCAACTCTGGGACTGCAATACCTCCGGCGCCCAGTCCTGGGTCACGCAGGCGGACGGCTCACTGCTCAACCCCCAGTCCGGCCGCTGCCTCGACGATCCGAACAACGCGGGCACCCCGGGAGACCGGCTGCAGATCCACGACTGCAACCAGACGCCCGCCCAGCAGTTCCATCTGGGCACCTGA